In one Novosphingopyxis iocasae genomic region, the following are encoded:
- a CDS encoding DUF3140 domain-containing protein: MADDQDRDELFKTFNDKVNMAPKELEDWLDTDESKSVGDSDGGESTGHKSGRKIVDIKRTNKDDLTDDQWEWMDKVVGYINRHCAQVPDDPEGSDWAYSLKNWGHDPMKDDGCA, translated from the coding sequence ATGGCCGACGATCAGGACCGCGACGAGCTATTCAAGACCTTCAACGACAAGGTGAACATGGCGCCGAAGGAGCTGGAGGACTGGCTCGATACGGACGAGTCGAAGTCGGTCGGCGATAGCGATGGCGGGGAATCGACCGGGCACAAGTCCGGCCGCAAGATCGTCGATATCAAGCGCACCAACAAGGACGATCTGACGGACGATCAGTGGGAATGGATGGACAAGGTGGTGGGCTATATCAACCGCCACTGCGCGCAGGTGCCGGACGATCCGGAGGGATCGGACTGGGCGTACAGCCTCAAAAATTGGGGCCATGATCCGATGAAGGACGATGG